The DNA region TGAAAAGGTAGCTAAAGAAAATAgcggtaatttaattttaaaaattaggtGTAataacaccttttttttttttttttgttgtcgctgggtaaaaaatgctattacgcatgcccttcccgtcgggggacgggagaggggtatgtgggactccccggtaacgacgttcccggtatacccactaaaaaggcccagcggcactccaacctcgcctgagtggagggggtctgggaatctagtgcatccagtcccccaccggcgattgcccgcgtcacggcaggcccctcatgcctccccccagtggggaggggtccctatgatggccggagcacaagaggcgatccttgtaatgcaggcggtggcacccccgcgcctgtcgcccgctgatcaccccccggggcggatggggacggacgttgtgttcgccgtcttccaccccttcttcgtctgcggagcGGCGCTGCaagagggtcgttctcccgcaaGCGCTCTGCCGCCTCCTTCAGTGACatgacgtcctcacagaaggaggctaccgcgtcccatgcctcctcacttcccagcatggcACCAATCACACTGGGGAGCGAGAGGTCATCCCCGACCACTGCCACCAGGGTGCGGCGGGGTTCAgtccacgatgggcacacctgTAGTGTGTGCTCTGCTGTATCCACCTCGGCTTCACAATGGTAGGTGTAATAACACCTGatggttaaaattaaattaccggTGTTATTACACCCAATTttttaaaggagatggccaaaaaaaaaacccagagtcgacagaaacttcgtatgtatggttggattcagtataatttgtagattacaaaaagtatttcatatcatctaaaaaccatggggttatctttttacaaggttttttccaagaagattttagtacataaaaaagcttaacttttctgtttgcagttcattaaaagttgcgcatagggtaaaaactttacactcaggtgtacatatgtctgttattatagcactatacacgagtgatggtttagagctgacctgatgatggagaagagagaaggtcaagggaactcggcaatggtaaatattaactacctcgtgtttgggcttatattattcgcattggcgagaacttttcacaaatgTGAATAGTGattgaaaagctaaaaaaaaaaaaacattttttttttacttttttttattaacttttgccagttcagaagtttacacataacagggaaacctcttcaagtaggtaaggtcggtacttagtcttatgtatctggagtggttcatgtcaatagtgcaatggatgggtgggggtcaaaactcaaactcaagacGTTTcgattaccaggcaaactctgtaactatggtgatgttactcttcgcatgtataacgttagtataccatgttttttatggtcctttatgcaaataatctttaaaataaacataaattcaacataacctatttttgtgaaaatatgatatagctcctataccccatggattacagactggattttttggcaccatcaaaggtctatcataatgaacccattggtacccatttcattgctgtcgattctggttttttttactatgaaaatttggccatcccCTTTAACTACCGCTCTTTTTTTAGCTACCTTTTTTTACACCCTAATTCATAAGTTGCCCCCCACATCGCGAatcttctttttgggaagtcgcgTCGAAATAGCGGTTAAGCTTGGTCCTATCGAAGGTGCCAGGTTCATTTGGGAGGGAGGTAGGGGGAATAATGTCTTTTTGCCACCTTTTTAAAACTATATACTTAAATAGCAATTCCCCCCCACAAAATCCTACTATCCACTTTCCTCTTAATCTTCAAATGTGAGTCGAGATGTCGGTTAAGCTTGGTCTTGTCGACGAAGGTGCGGCGACATATGGTGCAGTCGTGCCTTTTCTCGTGCATGTGTAGGCGACGGATGTGACGCGTCAGGTTCGACGACGTGTTTATACTTAATTGGAGGAAgaaggaggaggaggaggaggaggaggaggaggaggaggaggaggaggaggaggaggaagaggaggaggaggaggaggaggaggaagagggggaggaggaggaggaggagggaGGAGGAGGAGGGAGGGATACCAATTCACTTTTCTCCTTAAATAATTGACAAGAAACCCACCTTTTAATCTCTAAATGTGAGTCGAGATGGAGGTTAAGCTTGGTCTTGTCGAAGAAGGTGCGGCGGCATATGTTGCAGTCGTGTGTCTTCTCGTGCATGTGTAAGCGACGGATGTGACTCGTCAGGTTCGACGAGGTATAGTAGGAGGCCGTGCAGTACTCGCATTGGTACATTTTGAGACCTGGaagtttgataatattttaaatgtagaTGTCTGTTTGCTGTGTGAAGagattaaaatttttatttgcttcatCATTACTGACAAGGATTGAGGtttgtgatttcagacttcatagtccaggtttccccGAGATTTCTTCCTTTGAGTTTATCACTCATTGGTGTTCAAATCAAATTGGatgcatttatttcatttaaatattggcGATTAGagtataagaaaaaaatctttttccTATTTGTTATTGAAAAATCTGCCCTTTATCTATCCTTATAGtgaattaaatgtaaattactcaatgatttaatttaattgcaaTAAGGTTCGAAATGGGCGCCAGGCTTTGGGTCGCCAAATTGAATCAGAATGCTGCCCAGGACGCCAGAAATGACTAAAGTACTTTAACTTTCAAACCCTTACCTGTATGTATTCTGATATGCTTGGCGAGATCGTCTTTATGCCAAGTCTTGTAATCGCAGTGGTCGCACGCGAATCGCGGCGGCTGGTGAGATTTTATATGTCTGTAGTGAGACGCACGGTGCGTGAATATTTTGCCGCATATCTGGAaggttaattatatttattaccaATTGTATACCTAGGtgcaaaaagtcgtggtggcctagtgggcaaaaaaccaacctctcaagtatgagggcgcgggttcgattacaggtcaggtaagtaccaatgctagttttctaagtttgtatgtactttctaagtatatcttagacaccaatgactgtgtttcggatggcacgttaaactgtaggtcccggctgtcattgaacatccttggcagtcgttacgggtagtcagaagccagtaagtctgacaacagtctaaccaaggggtattgggttgcccaggtaactgggttgaggaggtcaggcaggtagtcgctccttgtaaaacactggtactcagctgcatccggttagactggaagccgaccccaacatagttgagaaaaggttaGGTAGATGATGACTACCTGTTTCAGTTGCATTATGAGGGAACTATTTCTCGCACATGGATGAAAAGTAGGCTGTATATTATTGtgatatttcaattttttacttccaagtttaatcaaaatcctTTTAGTATTTTTTGCGTGAAGGTGGAAACAATATTCATACACATCAACTATCGCATAAGTATATGCTATTAGTAGGGTGCTAAATTTTACTGTCTATTGCGCTTTCACAAGAAAACTACTGCGCCGATTTGGATGCTATTTGGTACCCTGATAAGCTAGCTAAAGCCTGGGAAAGCATAAAGGCAACTTTTTATGCCGCTGCAGGAAGTTGTTCCCTTTGGGTGCGTGGGAAACCGCGGGACACAACTAGTATTTGAACTAAACTATAACAGTATAACTACAGTTGCgttaatttcatcatcatatttTCAACTGACTTTATATTAAGTATACTAGCTTCagcccgcggcttcgcctgcgtagagttcggttatatcgcgtttccaagagaatgtTTCAAAAGTCGGGGTTAGAAACtaacctatgttctttctcaaggtcaactctatctctgtaccaaattttattaaaatcagttcagtggtttagacgtgaaagcgtaacagacagacagacagacttattttcgcatttataatattagtagggattttaaGTAAATCATACTTTAcactttaaaataactttttaaaagtttCTTACCTCACAAACCCAATTCTGGCTATCCTTATGAGTTTCTCTCTTATGTTCATCACTTTCCTCTTTGGTTTCAAACTTCATGTTACAAGGTTCACACCATAGACGCTTGAATTTGGACTGCTTGAGGCGCCGGGGCTCTTTCAGGGAGGCTGCGGTCTTCCGCGGACGCCCTTTTATTGGTGGTAGACTGAAAAATAGAATTAATTGTCGTTTAGAATGCAAAAGaatgctattttatttatataagcaACTGTATCAGGCTGACTTTCGGCTaatgaggtttttttttcaaaaataaaaaattaaaaaacttggctgcaaaacaacaCTTTTCAACGtcaaaaacgaaaataaaagaCAGCCggcaaaacgcccacccttcaccacttcctatgtgtttttgctgggaagaagtggcgcaacaaactccccagcaacacatatcTGTCTATTAGGTTGGAAGAACCAGATTTATAAAGAACAAGTTATATAAAACTactaaaactagcttccgcccgcggcttcgcccgcgtagagttcggttatatcgcgtttccaatagaattcttcaaaagtccgggataaaaactatcctatgttctttctcaaggtcaactctatctctgtaccaaattttattaaaatcagttcagtggtttagacgtgaaagcgagacagacagacagagctactttcgcatttataatattagtagggataagtaagttttgaattattaaaattacctCTTCTTCACCTTAATCAGAGTACTCTTCCGAACTCCACAGAACTCCACCTCCACCGGTTCATGCTTAACTTCCTCTTTGAAGTCCTCGTCTCCCTCATCCTTACAGTCTACTATCTCCTCATACTCCACGTCACTGACATCTGGTTCATCCGGCTCCTCCGTCTTGATCTTCAGTGCGGTGGCTATCTTGCGGAATGTTTCGTCGGCTATGAGGCAGGACGTTTTGAACTTAAATGCGACGGACAGGTTGGTAAGACAACCGTTGCATATTTTTGTGGGTAGACCTGCTTCTCGTTTTATCTGTGAATGGTGTTAGATTATGGTTTACGTTAATTCAAAATTTCTAAGTATGTGACGCTGTTTTTATCTAATCTAAAAGTAAGGGTGCATTTGACAACCTAAATGGTGCAAACAGTCATCATGCTGGAcggattcgattcccggttcagtcaacatttgtgtgatgggCATGCTTGTTGGCCATAGTCTGGATGTTATAATATGGATTTAATACAGCTAAGAACTACTACAGATTGATAATACTGTATGGCTCTTCTATTCGGTTAttcttttcaaattcaaaatctttatttgcagaATATGGGTAAGTAAACAAGATGTTCTTAAACGAAATTATAAATCGCCATAATCAGGCCCACGCCATGCAAATTAGTTACAACTGAATAGAGTTACATGCAAATATatcgagaaaaaaaaattgtccacACAATTACGAAaagtataagtttatttttaatttttaaaattaatgtaaatattatgtaaaattcaACAACCTAttctttgtttgaaatgaaaaacgTTACTCTCATCTTTGAATTTCGCAATTCCCGTTAAACATCAggacattttgaaataaaattcaattcatTACGAAAATGTCAatcttacaataataataacatttcggTTATTAATCTTaaagctaatagaaaaaatacaaaacaatacttatattatgtcttttcaagtcatttatttatttagaacatataatttacatttttaaatattaaatataaaaataaaaaacatttaaaaatataaaaaataggttgccaccgatatcgggcacagggtcc from Helicoverpa zea isolate HzStark_Cry1AcR chromosome 29, ilHelZeax1.1, whole genome shotgun sequence includes:
- the LOC124644287 gene encoding zinc finger protein 39-like, whose amino-acid sequence is MAVSEVEATSELKFKYKIDLTSLMDSCRVCMAQNLNMTSIFETEKDSTVDEIYFCTGITIKREAGLPTKICNGCLTNLSVAFKFKTSCLIADETFRKIATALKIKTEEPDEPDVSDVEYEEIVDCKDEGDEDFKEEVKHEPVEVEFCGVRKSTLIKVKKSLPPIKGRPRKTAASLKEPRRLKQSKFKRLWCEPCNMKFETKEESDEHKRETHKDSQNWVCEICGKIFTHRASHYRHIKSHQPPRFACDHCDYKTWHKDDLAKHIRIHTGLKMYQCEYCTASYYTSSNLTSHIRRLHMHEKTHDCNICRRTFFDKTKLNLHLDSHLEIKRFACDICHAHFSRRCYWKKHLLRQHDIVTPRQRPGRQKTNAH